From Vigna unguiculata cultivar IT97K-499-35 chromosome 5, ASM411807v1, whole genome shotgun sequence, the proteins below share one genomic window:
- the LOC114184964 gene encoding protein BPS1, chloroplastic-like produces the protein MSRAQDANRSFFPFGNPFRMISPKGIKISSQLLLVLQAFEATLEERLKRLIPESKDEILSLSWMTLAMQVLCESHSDIKTLTAELELPVNDWDVKWIDVYFDISMKLLDICNAFSSELSRMSQGQLLLQCALHNLGSSSSEQYHRACSSLDGWKKHMGSGNPRIEKCGGILDGLLGSLDLPKVKKSAKGKVLVQAMYGIKVLTVFVCSVFAAAFSGSTKNMFDLDVADIYSWASTFKRLQNLVNEEIRVRFSCGRFAVLNELESVDSSLKELYPIMQSAVDPTEMKLLPDVVGQLGRSTTNLSQGLDLLAKEVDSFFQVVLTGRDALLSNLRSGATVIHSNLGVTEMQR, from the coding sequence ATGAGTCGTGCCCAGGATGCAAACCGATCATTCTTCCCTTTTGGAAATCCTTTTAGGATGATATCCCCGAAAGGCATTAAAATTTCTTCTCAGCTTTTGTTAGTATTACAAGCTTTCGAAGCAACTTTGGAAGAGAGGCTGAAAAGGCTTATTCCCGAGAGCAAGGATGAGATCCTTAGTTTGTCTTGGATGACTCTGGCGATGCAGGTACTCTGCGAGAGTCACAGTGACATTAAAACCCTCACTGCAGAGCTTGAGCTTCCTGTTAATGATTGGGATGTGAAATGGATAGATGTGTACTTTGACATTAGCATGAAGTTGCTGGATATATGCAATGCATTCAGCTCTGAATTATCACGAATGAGTCAGGGTCAACTCTTACTTCAGTGTGCGTTGCATAATTTAGGTTCCTCCTCTTCAGAGCAGTATCATCGGGCATGTTCTTCACTTGATGGTTGGAAGAAACATATGGGTTCAGGAAACCCCAGGATTGAGAAATGTGGAGGCATTTTGGATGGTCTTCTGGGGTCACTTGATCTTCCTAAGGTTAAAAAGTCTGCAAAAGGGAAGGTTTTGGTGCAAGCTATGTACGGAATCAAGGTTCTCACAGTATTTGTATGCAGTGTGTTTGCTGCAGCCTTTTCAGGGTCTACAAAGAATATGTTCGACTTGGACGTGGCCGATATATATTCTTGGGCTTCGACCTTTAAAAGGTTGCAAAATCTTGTAAATGAGGAAATTAGAGTTAGATTTTCGTGTGGAAGATTTGCTGTATTGAATGAGTTGGAATCTGTTGATTCCTCTTTAAAGGAATTGTATCCTATTATGCAGAGTGCTGTAGATCCCACTGAGATGAAATTGCTTCCGGATGTTGTTGGGCAATTAGGTAGATCAACGACGAATCTTTCACAGGGACTAGATCTTCTTGCAAAGGAAGTTGATAGCTTTTTCCAAGTGGTCTTGACTGGTCGTGATGCCTTGCTATCAAATCTGAGGTCGGGTGCTACTGTCATTCACAGCAATCTCGGGGTAACGGAAATGCAGAGATAG